Below is a genomic region from Medicago truncatula cultivar Jemalong A17 chromosome 3, MtrunA17r5.0-ANR, whole genome shotgun sequence.
aaacaaaataagataattattgttccattcaaaacaaaatatatgttatcacattacattgcattttACATTACATTCCGAAATTTACCTTCCAGctgcaacaatcatcttaccactgaatggggcaaattcaaacttgccaagcaGCAGGACACCAGCATTCGATCAGCATCTTgaacgctggtattcaagtgtcaacagaatgaggtgcattccttgacacttgaataccattattcaagatgctcatcgaatactggagtcctgcagattggcaagtttgaattgtCCCATCcagggtaagacaattgttgcagttggaatgtgcattccaaccacaacaattgtgttacctttgaatgggataaattcaaacctgcaaaacaacaggactcaagcatttcgccaaACACCTCATGTTTTccctttgaaaataataaatttttgtgaggcttgctttagatgatggtattcaagtgccaccgaattgaggttcaatccttgacacttaataccttcatctaaaccagcataacaaaaatttaatattttcaaaggagaaacatgaggtgcttgcgaaatgcttgagtcctgttgtttgacaagtttgaattacctcattcaaaggaagacaaatGTTGTAGTcggaatgcaccttaccctaactaatgacgatcttgtggcggaatcaaacttttgatgatatcttcagttgatctaagcaacttcacccgcatatcgatccactggaacatgctgtgctcccaaaacatggtcgtcacgttttcgtcgttcgttaattccacccaactgaatgatactctcccctcgtcgagtgttggacgtttataccaaatgtgttccaccatccttgtgtctctggggttgactccttggttgaattcagtcagtgtatccttgagacctcttaacgttacaccaaggcaccgaaccttcaacctctgaggttctccgccgttgaattgcacatgaacgtcgatccaccccgccattgttttaaatctacacaataagaaactaaaaacaatcaatcaaaaacacATTATACATACactctaaaattcataaaaataaccctaaaattataaatcatatactcttactaaaataaaaaaatttatatcatataacataaacatcatgcaaatattttaacaacattaatcaactaacatataccctaaaatttaattataacatgtaaatctactaaaaaataataaatgtactcaaaaactaaaaaataataacatttataacaactaaaatgtaagttaatagcattataattacttacttgtgattttgttgaataaagtttgttggatttggttgtgtttgttagagagaatttgagagacatttgaagaaattttggaaGATAAGATCaataatggatgagaggagATTCTGCCAGATTTTGTAGTGCAGAAGAtcctcagcagttaactaccgaggttttcctcggcagttaactgcagtcggatttgagaaaatttcggcagttaactgccgaagaaaactGTCgaagaaaacctcggtagttaactgccgaggaaaactgaacatACTTCACAAAGTTCTCAAGTTCTCTCAAATCTTCGTCAATTTTTCTTTCACGAATTGCGAGCAAATCAACGGGACACTTATATTATATTCTGTCAAGTTCTCTCAAGTTCTCTCTCGTCCCTATTTTTCCTACtctcaacttatttttatgttttatgttcataaagcaacctatatttGCACATTAAAGCAAcctatttttgcacattaaacaaagtaaaaaaaacccacgaaattaaaaataatgtcatcaaagtagaaatatacaaatatacaaatatacatatatacataactcaatgtcatcaaaagactaaaactaaaaaataagactaaaaaaggaaaataatactACTGGTCCTGATCCTGCTGATGGTGCCTCCGCCTCGGCCTCTGGGCTCTCCTCCTGGTCAGaatcggcgcgatctgctccctcataTGGGTCATGGCCTCAAACCACTGttgaggggtcatgctcatgacctcctcttggcctaactgcgcatcagcgtaggcaacagcgccactaaccatgtcataggtgtcaggcgagcttctcgcctcataccgctACCACTActctgcaatgatctgctcttcatttgcaggccttggaagatctcctggaataggtggcaagatctgagggtgagacCCCCTAGCGTACCACAGGACATAGCCATCCGCCGCCCGCCATGTCTCctctcctgcctgctcaccccgggcgtccgccttaagcgtgtgagtgccGAAGTCGACGAACATCTGCACAATGGAAGGCGGTGGGAGGTCCCTAACATCAGTCGGATGTCTGGGGATGGTCTGcacgtatccgtactgcctcaaaaccctctcgggcaagtgacggtacaccctacggacgccgcacataatccatccagaataccagaaaacctcctcgaagtcctggatctctctgtgctcctcgtacggcctccagcatacatcatctaactgtatacgatcgagcagtgaccgatacgtgaTCCCCTCCCCATGACCCTTCTAGAGCTTCCACCTTGCTGCAACCGGATAGTTTTCCAGGTAGTCAGTGTTGAGATCAACACTAAAAAACCctggaaaatgcgccaaaaaccatgcctgcacaaagcaaacaaataacatttataaattattacgcatggaaaaatataacaaaaaaataaaagttaacaaaaaaataaagttaacataaatataaaatttaagttttcttacagtcagcagtgtcacgctccccCCAAGCGCTCTGTGTCCAGGCCTACATGCATCCGCCAACTCGCCGTATAGGTAGGCGAGGGTCATAGctccccaggaataattacgcatccctgcgTACCCGTCCGCCATGGTCGTCAAATATATCAGCTCGATGCacttgttgcttctatcgccaaacaacaagcatccgaccAAGTACAGAAGGTAACACCGGACGCAATATGTCCTGATCCTCTCCAGCTCCTCAAGCTCCTCAGCATCCTCCGTACCCGCCAATACgttggccctaccaaggtacgaGGTATAGAACTCCCTCAGCCTCGGGTAGCTAATGTACCCGCCGTACTCCTGGTTGCAGATCTTCTGAGCCTCATTCTGGGACACACCCAGATACGTCATCAGCAGTTCCGCTCCCTCATGCTtgggcatcttcttcccatgagCCAACATCCGTCCCTCAATAGGAAGATGCGTcagacatgcgacatcatccaatgtcacagtcatctcccccatcggcatgtggaaggtgctggtctccggatgccacctctcgcataaagtCAGCAGCAGTGCATGAGGCACGGTGGAGTACCCCAAGTATACCAAATCATGTAGCCCGCTCTGCTGAAGCgcatcccaaaaccaattctcattcgcgttagggcgtccgagagtgagaatctaggccccatgattaatcggtttaagcacgcgggtcttacgaacctgaaataatagaaaaataaatatggtttaaacaaaaacacatataaacaaaacaattaaacataaaaaatagaattaaaaaaataaacatataacagtgtatataataattaaaacaaacacacatttaaagaaaataattaaacataaagaaaaataattaaaaaaaacacatataaaggttgatataataattaaacatacaaaatataataaaaaaaaaacacatataaaactggatataataattaaacaaacacacatttaaattaaagaaaatattttaacataaagaaaaaacatttaaaataaatacacttacattatttgaattataccagAGTGACAAAGCCACATGATCGGCATAAGAGTGGAGCAATGACAGGTCCTCCGGTCCACCAGGAAATGGAGGGTCCGTaggtaacacctccggtgcagcagctgctgcaatgtcatcctcGTCTACTGCATCCTGCTgctgtggtatatgatcctggtcatatccaCCATCCGTCACATCATgatgtacctgatcctgatagttcaggtactccaccctgaagtagcaataaacgtcacaagaaagggggggtttgaattgtgacccttttaaaaattattcctgaaacttAATTTTAGATTTATATACTCAAGAATAATCTTGGTGAATGTTAGTTTATCAAGATTAGagtatataacaattaattGAATTAGAACAGAACGTTCTTAAGAATGATTATAaacagaatgagaaaaatgaagttaagttaaaagattattttagcaaggaccagaatgttctggagattaataaaataatgtgtgtgtgttgtgtaactttaaataaagagagagagagagagagagagagagagagagagagaataacacaggagagttatcctggttcaccaaacccggctacttccagtccccacacctcgtgtgagattatccactatagtttTCTTGCTAACAGAAACTTCTGACTAGCACTACAATttcttgatcacaccagatcagtccgtaacctctgtattatcaacctcagcaggcttatacaattctttgcacactagcaaaagaaaggttggaattttctatctcaaaactattaagcccaatagactttGAGAAATACAACACTCTTTGTATGAAGAGATTTGTTTGGATCGAATAAATACTCAAatctttgtttgagttttacaAGAGGCAAATTCAAGAGAGATGATCCAAGAGATATAGTGAGAGAGCTTGGAATTTGCTTTGTATGTGAAGAGCTTTGTTTGTAGTGATGATTTTCACTTTGAGAGATATTAGCTTGCAAAACTCTTGCTTATGACCTTCAAAGGCCcttgtatttataggtgaggagtgtcTTGGTGACCAAGGGAGAAAATAGAGCTGTTGGACACGTTTTTGATAGCTGTCCAAAGTCtcaattgatttctcttttcttctttaaaatagCCAGAACGTTCTCAGAATGTTCTTTCTGATTTGCCTGACTTAGAAAGCACTGTTGCTTTGCTTGCGCATGAGATAACCAGCTGTGATGAGCTGTATAACTTGCAGCCCActtctgatgatgtcatgtCCTTTTGCTCTAGTGATGTCATGCTTAAGTAAGCCATGTGATCTTATCCTTTTAATGGGCTTTACTTTTCCAAATGGGCTTAAAGCTTTTCTTATGGCCCAAGTAAACATAATCAGCCAAGCTTTCTTGCTGAGCAGACTTGTTCGCTTTTGATGTACTGTTCCATTTTCATCGTTTTCGCCAGAACGTTCTCAtttcattctcatgaaacaaattctcacaaaaacgaattagtagataacaagattaaataaatataatatgtttgtaatctttaaaacatcaaataaggattttgtctcaacaatctccccctttttgatgatgacaaacatttataatttattttgattttgattttgagtttttgaaaaatttgttaaaaactcCCCCTCAATTTTAGCAACCAAAATTTTGTGCCATTTTGAGAGTTTTCCAGAATTTGTTTATGGACAATTGAGTTTGATAATTTTATCAAGGAACTCCCCCTCAATTCATGCATTCAAGATTTAATATGCAAGATGAGAATATagaacataaacaacataattcataaatcaTGAAGATCATTACAAGGTATCATTCATATGCGCACATACTAGCAGCAATTTGATCCTTAGTTAATCATGATCAAAAGACATAAACAGAGAAATAAAAACAGAGtttttaaacatcaaaatacttAAACATAAACAGCAGCATAGTGATCTATTCTTCCCTAGATCCTAACTGTTTTCCTGGTCCTCCTAACTCATAATCCCCTAAATCATCTCCCCCTTTGTCATCATGAAAAGGGGCAACAGCAGCAGTAGGTGGAATGATTGGAGAAGAAGCATCAGATGATGAAGAGATAGTAGGCATGAACATGGGATACATAGGAACTGGGAATGGGTTTTGTTCTGGTCTAGCAAACTCATTCTTGTCACTTATGGAGTCCTTCCACTTCCTTGACAGAGACATTTCAAAAGTCATCCAAGACAGATAATGCAAAATTGCATTGTTCCCTTCAATTACCCTAGTCAAGTCACTGCGTGTCTTACTGCAGTCTTTCTCAACCTTTGGTCCTTTTGGTTGGCCTTTCATTGTGCTCAAAAATCCTTTGCGCCATTGAAGGAGATTCATTGAATCTTGAAGGAAAAGAGAGATTAGTTTGAAGAGACTTGAGAGAGTCCATCTGGACAGATGAATCAAAAGCTTGTGGAACAAAGAATTTGTCCACTGAGTCAGATTGAAACAAAGCAGAATAATCATGCTTTTGAGGAGAGATGAACAATTTTGAAGGTTTTGTGATTGGGGTTTTTTCAGTGAAACTTTGAAGAATTTCTGAAGCTTTGACTTTTGACAGAGAAGCATGATTGCCAAAGTTTTCAAGCAGTTCTTGATCTTCCTCCATCACAGGAGAACGTTCTGAAGAACGTTCTAGAGGATTGCAgtgttcatcagaagcattttctGGAACTGGATTCTGCAGATCAGACCCATCTTCCCTCTTTCTTTTGAGGTCAGAAGGAGGCTCATCAACAGGTTCCTGCTTCATGTGACTCAGATTTTTTGGAGTGAATTGAGAAtactcaaaaacaaatttttcacCTTCAAAAGGAATATGATTCTTAATGAAGATTTTGGTCAGAGCCATTCCATATGGCAGACAAGACTTTTTGTTACGAGACTGAATAACATTGATCATGTTATGAATAATGATATGAGGAAGactcaatttttcttttattaaaagatGATACATGACCAAGAGATCATTTGAACTAACATGTTGAAAATTACCATTTCTAGGCAAGACACAATGTTGGCTTATGCCATTCAGCATTTTTGGGGTTGGCAAAAGGTTTGAAGAAACAAACTCAGTGACATTTGGTTTGAAAAGgagtttgtaaacattttcagAATTGACTTCAAGTTTTTCAAACCAATCATCACCAAAGACAGTTTGACCAGAATTTGAGATACCAAGAGTATCAGAGATTACCTGTGGAGTGAGACGTATCTCAACATCCTTAATCCTAGACACTATTAAGCTTTCCTCAGGGTATGCTTCTGCCATGAAATAGAAAGCTTGGACAAGCTTTGGGTAGTGTCTCTCACGAAGCTGTAGAAATTTGGTCCAGCCTTGCTCATCAACATACTCCTTAAGAACGACTTTGTCTTTTTCCAGCTTGACAAAATCATAATACCTTCCAATTCCAATTGACCTATTTCcccatttttctttgaaatcctTTTTCAGAGAATGATCAAACAGAGGTACTCTCTTTCCTGTAGAGATATGAATGATCTTCTGTTTTGAAGGATTTTTGCGCTTTGGAGAACATTCTGGAGAATAATCTGAAGAGAGTTCATAGTCTTTATCAGAAAGACTTTTTTGTTACTCTTAGGTTTGGGCTTAAGAGGAGAAGGAGTTTTCTCAGCCAAAGGGGTAGTTGGTTCAGTTTCTTCATCTGAATCAGAGATATCATGTACAGTTGTGTCTACACTGTTGGTTTTCTTTGTTCCAACTGCAGAACGAAGCCTTTGAGATTTTCTAGGTCTTGGATTAGGAGCAGATTTAGCCTTCTTGGGAGGCAACTTCCTTTTGGTCATGTTCCTGAGATGAGGAGCCATTTTGTGATGGAGAAAATGGTGgttgagagaagaagaagagacgGTTTGAAGAAGGAAGAGAGTGGGagtttagagagaaaaagtgaAAACCGGTTTTGGGAGAAGGAAAAAGGTAAGAAGTGACTATTAGTGGTTTAATGATGAGAGAGAGGACAAGAGCATTAATGAGCTGTAAGAGATTTCTTGGTAATTAAATTTTTACCTAGAGATTAGCTTAAATAGAACTAAGCTGAAAGGACAAGGTTGAGGCGTGACCCTCAAGCCAGTCTTTGGGAGACAGATTTTCAAAGAATGTTttcagaacattctgatgaagagAGACTCTTCCTATTTTGACCTTTTGCAAGGATTTTgaataatatgcaatttttctttaatgaaattaAAGTGATCCTCAACTAAAGGTTTAGTAAAGATATCAGCTAATTGATTTTTTgtatcaacaaaaattaattcaatttcctttttattaacatgatccctaatgaaatgatgttttatttcaatatgttttgatCTTGAATGTTGAATGGGAttctttgataaatttattgCACTTGTATTGTCACAAAATACTGGAATATTTGTGTACCTTATTGAGAAATCCTCAAGTTGATTTTTAATCCAGAGAACTTGAGAACAACAGTTGGCTGCTGACACATATTCTGCTTCTGTAGTTGACAGAGCGATAGTGTTCTGCTTTCTGCATGACCAACTTATGAGTGCATTCCCAAGAAACTGACATGCTCCGcttgtactttttctttctattttgtctCCAGCATAGTCAGCATCACAGTATGCTATAAGATCAAAACAAGACCCTTTgctataccaaaggccaagatcagtagtacctactagatatctgaaaattctttttacagcagttaaatgagattcccTTGGAGAGGTTTGAAAACGTGCACATAAACCAACAGCAAAAACAATATCTGGTCTGCTAGCAGTTAAGTACAACAGAGATCCAATCATGCCTCtgtattctttttcagaaatggtttttccattttcatccttatctAAATTAGATGTTGGATGCATGGGAGTTGCCATTATTTTggcttcattcattttatattttttgagaagatcttttatatatttttcttgacaaataaAAATGCCATTTGATTCTTGCTTAATTTGCAAGCCAAGAAAGAAtcttaattctcccatcatactcatttcgaattcactttgcatgagatttgaaaaatcatcacacattttttcatttgttgaacCGAATatgatatcatcaacataaatttgaacaattaaaaaatttgttttgtcattttttctaaaaagggttgtatcaatttttcctctagaaaaatcatttttgattaagaATGTACTTAACCTTTCATACCAAGCTCGaggagcttgtttaagaccatatAGTGCTTTTGTGAGTTTAAACACATGATTAGGTTTGTTTGTGTTCTCAAAACCAGGAGGTTGATGAACATAAACCTCCTCATTTAAAAATCCATTTaaaaaggcacttttgacatccatttgaaataatttaatatttttatgagatgcATATGCAAGAAGAATTCTAATTGCTTCTAACCTGGCTACCGGAGCAAAGGTTTCATCGTaatcaataccttcttgttgattGTACCCTTGAGCTACCaatctggctttgtttctgataacttttccttcttcatttagtttatttctaaatacccatcttgttccaatgatggATTGATTTTGAGGTTTAGGAACAAGATTCCATACTTCATTCTTTTCAAATTGAGAGagttcttcttccatggctttTACCCATGATTCTTCACATATTGCttcttgtatattttttggttcaatGTGAGAGATCATTGCCATGTTGACATCATTATTCATAAATGATCGTCTTGTTCTTATTCCATCAGATGTGTCTCCAATGATTTGTTCAGGAGGATGATCACCGACGGTTTTCCAGCTTTTTGGAAGAACTTGAGAAGAATGTTCTTGAGAATCATTACTTTCTTTTTGAggaatttcttcttcatcttctttgttgATTATTAAGTCATCAAACTCATCAAAAATAACATGCATGCTTATTTCCATggtttgatttttcaaattataaattctATATCCTTTGGAGTTTGTTGCATATCCTAAGAATATTCCTTTATctgattttgaatcaaattttcctagattttctttatcatttaaaatataacaataacatccaaa
It encodes:
- the LOC120579397 gene encoding protein MAINTENANCE OF MERISTEMS-like, whose product is MPMGEMTVTLDDVACLTHLPIEGRMLAHGKKMPKHEGAELLMTYLGVSQNEAQKICNQEYGGYISYPRLREFYTSYLGRANVLAGTEDAEELEELERIRTYCVRCYLLYLVGCLLFGDRSNKCIELIYLTTMADGYAGMRNYSWGAMTLAYLYGELADACRPGHRALGGSVTLLTAWFLAHFPGFFSVDLNTDYLENYPVAARWKL